A genomic stretch from Mya arenaria isolate MELC-2E11 chromosome 10, ASM2691426v1 includes:
- the LOC128206667 gene encoding uncharacterized protein LOC128206667 encodes METSTPTVRTRTRRSKGTPKAIPISPIPKIASQLERDSIEATPVKDISDVIDNDKVTPCSKSYSKRERKPRQWENLEVQESDKKGQLGNGQKKDAGSKIQDVEDERRVEEKDENNEHGQDKSDKIEQGSETVPALTEVKSVAKKKSSGRKKSGLTKTNEEVGNTNVINNSFQDQEKVEAELVQVKVSPTGKKRGRKRKSLNGDKSIEGENDASITENTTPSVHNVSESKRGRKRKVVNYAVVNSAGVDEVRDANSEASKTDAVDTGMKRRGRKRKAEHQNDGDSSQNFGDESLKDTSLNSTLGDKANTSSRGRKRKAAMNDSSVTNKEDKVKINASAVGEGLDNTKTHDGAEDGDKSAKKTSATGKKKTKAEQTQAAPYQCRHCEYEGIKSAMESHSARVHHLWWTIANMDGSSETHGELMNILKHRKVLECKDCGKTTRFPHYYKQHRIWCGREHLTYTCEHCNKDDLKLMWKQVHINTCPALRETQEIDAPVEDKSKVDEDVNKEVTPGGRKKRKAAKKAEKMVADISKDMQPSRDSDVSDVDDPEVKLEDADESDDDAEEFEVDEDVSNDEDDAGEDDEEDEGGGNKIVYAHGKGYSLTVNLDCFKLRFYAPTLENMKKFNKKDLFPQFLPHKTLFQPLSESESVPFRPIRQTSVSFTVGKQAEHTQLETGTGSIIEGFPIFYTGLEVWKLAWCPMPLGSKHEQILAVVGKTNPKTRFCGEKTYSGPGVIQIWCTGVTCNSRLSRTVPRQLYTLVHDFGLATGLKWCPTGVWQSKCHSDETYRRIGLIAVSMTDGTVRIFSIPDIQADQETPLTLKVKPLLTLVPNRTPVNCGLVCTALDWDPSQGHPRILAGYTDGSVRIFNLIECSPLLKLSSEEGEKLLPVATHQIHAFPVRTVTWIASLTNIVVTSSEGLDSHFWDVENPQVPLYTEEYCCAMSSCSSRLVQGVFLASDDNYALNTNKARYRECHTLMYIGAPGQAKKRVPDILCYYLGNLYCCIWDITFSDWLCMSAQCDNKGRITATPMRDVQYTSPDTKTYKFRMKVCETNVTFLDSKEDSNQTHICAKCQKNQSTKSLQSDSQPKISQSQKTLENGQTKEYSQSEESLQNNREKTIQPDKTDKCTCSEQKKSKPCLNYMEYVDMYHRLDQVRDDVAEAEKYDQPPTYAFKAVQFNPNQLQCCWLAYGGTQGIVRLVNLFNIFPEKSKSMFTKYETG; translated from the exons ATGGAGACTTCAACACCGACAGTTAGAACCCGTACTAGAAGAAGCAAGGGAACACCAAAAGCCATTCCAATTTCTCCAATCCCTAAAATAGCTTCTCAGCTTGAAAGAGATTCAATTGAGGCAACTCCTGTTAAGGACATATCAGATGTTATTGATAATGACAAGGTTACACCATGCAGCAAGTCGTACTCCAAGAGAGAGCGAAAGCCAAGGCAATGGGAGAATTTGGAAGTTCAGGAGAGTGATAAAAAAGGACAGTTAGGAAATGGTCAAAAGAAAG ATGCAGGAAGTAAAATTCAAGATGTAGAAGATGAAAGAAGAGTTGAagaaaaagatgaaaacaatgaacatgGGCAAGATAAAAGTGATAAAATAGAACAAGGGTCTGAAACAGTACCAGCTTTAACGGAAGTAAAGAGTGTTGCTAAGAAAAAGTCTAGTGGTAGAAAGAAATCAGGATTGACTAAGACTAATGAAGAGGTTGGTAATACAAATGTAATTAATAATAGttttcaagatcaagaaaaggTAGAAGCTGAATTAGTTCAAGTAAAAGTGAGTCCAACTGGAAAGAAACGAGGGAGAAAAAGAAAGTCTTTGAATGGAGACAAAAGTATAGAGGGTGAAAATGATGCTAGCATAACAGAAAACACCACTCCCTCAGTTCATAATGTAAGTGAAAGTAAAAGAGGAAGAAAAAGGAAAGTAGTGAATTATGCAGTAGTAAACTCTGCAGGTGTAGATGAAGTAAGGGACGCAAATAGTGAAGCATCTAAGACTGATGCTGTTGACACTGGAATGAAGAGGAGAGGCAGAAAGAGAAAAGCTGAACATCAGAATGATGGAGATTCTAGTCAAAACTTTGGAGATGAGTCACTGAAGGACACAAGTCTTAATAGTACGCTAGGTGACAAGGCGAATACCAGCTCTAGAGGGAGAAAAAGAAAGGCAGCAATGAATGATTCATCAGTTACTAACAAAGAAGATAAGGTCAAAATTAATGCATCTGCAGTTGGTGAAGGTTTGGACAATACCAAAACTCATGATGGTGCTGAAGATGGTGATAAATCAGCAAAGAAAACTTCGGCGACTGGAAAGAAAAAAACCAAGGCCGAGCAGACGCAG GCTGCCCCTTACCAGTGTAGACATTGTGAATATGAAGGGATAAAGTCCGCCATGGAGTCTCACTCTGCCAGAGTCCACCATCTTTGG TGGACCATTGCTAACATGGATGGCAGTTCAGAAACCCATGGTGAACTGATGAACATCTTAAAGCACCGCAAAGTCCTGGAATGTAAAGACTGCGGGAAAACCACAAGATTTCCACACTACTATAAGCAGCATCGCATATGGTGTGGTAGGGAG CACTTGACGTACACATGCGAACACTGCAACAAAGACGATCTGAAGCTGATGTGGAAGCAAGTTCATATTAATACCTGCCCCGCCTTGAGAGAAACCCAAGAAATTGATGCCCCTGTAGAAGATAAGAGTAAGGTTGATGAAGATGTCAATAAAGAGGTCACTCCAGGGGGTCGGAAGAAGAGGAAAGCAGCTAAAAA AGCAGAGAAAATGGTTGCCGACATTTCCAAAGATATGCAACCCAGTAGAGACAGCGATGTTTCTGATGTTGATGATCCAGAG GTTAAGCTGGAAGATGCTGATGAAAGTGATGATGATGCTGAAGAGTTTGAAGTGGATGAAGATGTTAGCAATGATGAAGATGACGCTGGTGAGGATGATGAGGAAGATGAAGGGGGTGGTAACAAAATCGTGTATGCACATGGAAAAGGCTACAGTTTGA CTGTGAACCTGGACTGTTTCAAGCTTCGCTTTTATGCTCCAACCCTGGAGAATATGAAGAAATTCAACAAAAAGGACCTCTTCCCTCAATTTCTACCTCACAAGACCCTCTTTCAGCCCTTATCTGAGAG TGAAAGCGTGCCCTTCCGGCCTATACGTCAGACCAGTGTTAGTTTTACAGTAGGGAAACAAGCTGAACACACACAACTGGAAACTGGAACTGGCAGCATTATTGAAG GATTTCCGATCTTCTACACAGGCTTAGAAGTATGGAAACTGGCCTGGTGTCCAATGCCACTCGGCTCCAAGCATGAACAG ATACTTGCTGTAGTGGGGAAGACAAACCCAAAGACCAGATTTTGTGGGGAAAAGACGTACTCAGGCCCTGGTGTCATACAGATATGGTGCACAGGGGTCACATGTAATTCGAG ACTAAGTCGCACAGTCCCAAGACAACTTTACACCCTGGTTCATGACTTTGGCCTGGCCACAGGACTAAAGTGGTGTCCCACAGGGGTATGGCAGTCAAAATGTCACAGTGACGAAACTTACAGGAGGATAGGACTTATAGCTGTTTCTATGACAGATGGAACTGTCAGAATATTTAG cATTCCAGATATACAAGCTGATCAAGAAACTCCACTCACATTAAAGGTGAAGCCATTATTAACCTTAGTACCCAACAGAACACCAGTAAACTGTGGCTTGGTTTGTACAGCTTTGGATTGGGACCCTAGTCAAGGTCACCCTAGAATACTAGCCGGCTACACTGATG GAAGTGTAAGAATCTTCAATCTCATTGAGTGCTCTCCCTTGCTGAAACTCTCAAGTGAGGAGGGAGAAAAGCTACTTCCTGTTGCCACACATCAGATTCACGCATTTCCTGTCAGAACTGTCACCTGGATAGCGTCTTTAACAAACATTGTTGTGACCA GTTCAGAGGGCCTGGATTCCCACTTCTGGGATGTGGAAAACCCCCAAGTCCCGCTGTACACAGAAGAGTATTGCTGTGCCATGTCATCTTGTTCTTCACGACTTGTGCAGGGTGTTTTCCTGGCCTCAGATGACAATTACGC ATTGAATACGAACAAGGCTCGCTACCGGGAATGCCACACCCTGATGTATATAGGCGCCCCAGGGCAGGCGAAGAAAAGAGTACCCGACATTTTGTGCTACTACCTTGGTAATCTGTACTGCTGTATCTGG GATATCACCTTCTCTGACTGGCTGTGTATGAGTGCCCAGTGTGATAATAAAGGGCGGATAACTGCCACACCTATGAGAGATGTGCAGTATACATCTCCAGACACAAAGACATACAAGTTCAGAATG AAAGTATGTGAAACTAATGTGACATTTCTTGACTCAAAGGAGGACTCGAATCAAACTCATATATGTGCTAAATGTCAAAAGAACCAATCTACTAAAAGCTTACAATCAGATAGTCAACCAAAGATCAGCCAGTCACAGAAGACTTTGGAAAATGGCCAAACAAAGGAATACAGCCAATCAGAAGAGAGCTTACAAAATAATCGTGAAAAAACTATTCAACCAGATAAAACAGATAAATGCACATGTtcagaacaaaaaaaatccaaaccTTGTCTGAATTATATGGAGTACGTAGATATGTATCAT CGTCTTGATCAAGTAAGAGATGATGTAGCTGAGGCGGAGAAATATGACCAACCACCAACCTATGCTTTTAAAGCT GTCCAGTTCAATCCAAACCAGCTGCAGTGTTGTTGGTTGGCCTATGGTGGGACACAGGGCATCGTTCGCCTCGTGAACTTGTTTAACATATTCCCCGAGAAGTCAAAGTCCATGTTCACCAAGTATGAAACTGGTTGA